The following proteins come from a genomic window of Diorhabda carinulata isolate Delta chromosome X, icDioCari1.1, whole genome shotgun sequence:
- the LOC130901756 gene encoding glutathione S-transferase-like → MAPQYKLTYFNISALGEPIRFLLSYGNIDFEDVRIEREQWPSLKSTTPFGQLPLFEHNGKVVNQSMAIARYCAKLVKLTGSNDWEDLEIDSVVDTISDLRSKIAEFQKEQNEELKASKKKQVIEVTIPFYIERLEAKVKDNDGYLACKKLTWADLYFVALLDMVNVRVGKNIIENAPSLQKLREKVLALPGIKAWIAKRPKDRV, encoded by the exons ATGGCTCCGCAATACAAACttacttattttaatatatctGCTCTGGGTGAACCCATCAGATTCTTGCTGAGTTATGGAAATATCGATTTCGAAGACGTTCGTATTGAAAGAGAACAATGGCCATCTTTAAAATCGA CTACTCCATTTGGTCAACTACCACTTTTTGAGCATAATGGTAAAGTGGTTAATCAATCCATGGCTATTGCAAGATACTGCGCCAAATTGGTTAAATTAACAGGAAGCAATGATTGGGAGGACTTGGAAATTGATTCTGTTGTTGATACTATATCCGATTTACGATCAA AAATTGCTGAATTCCAAAAAGAACAAAATGAAGAGTTGAAGGCAAGCAAAAAGAAACAGGTCATTGAAGTTACTATCCCATTTTACATTGAAAGATTAGAGGCGAAAGTCAAAGATAACGATGGATATTTGGCTTGTAAAAAA TTGACATGGGCAGATTTGTACTTTGTGGCCCTTTTGGACATGGTGAACGTGAgagtaggaaaaaatataatagaaaatgcTCCAAGCCTACAGAAACTTAGAGAAAAAGTATTGGCTCTTCCTGGTATCAAAGCCTGGATAGCAAAACGCCCAAAGGATCGTGTTTAA